From Pseudomonadota bacterium, a single genomic window includes:
- a CDS encoding ParA family protein: MGQIIAVANQKGGVGKTTTAINLGASLAAAEQRVLLVDLDPQGNLSSGLGYPRARVQQHVYQVLSGERTIDEVMVDTDLEYLKLVPTHTELIGAEIELVGDEARHGRLAAALEQVTPRFNYVLIDCPPSLGLLTLNALVAADSVLVPLQCEYFALEGLSHLLATIERVRAIYKPALALEGVLLCMYDRRMNLTQQVANEVRGHFAAQVFDTVIPRNVRLGESTSFGKPVLLYDVESAGARAYLQLAQELIRRRAMQVAPQPPRPAAPRVVAARRALAASDGTE; encoded by the coding sequence ATGGGGCAGATCATTGCCGTGGCGAATCAGAAGGGCGGGGTCGGCAAGACCACGACCGCGATCAACCTCGGCGCCTCACTCGCGGCGGCGGAACAGCGCGTGCTGCTCGTCGATTTGGATCCTCAGGGCAACCTGAGCTCGGGGCTCGGCTACCCGCGGGCGCGCGTCCAGCAGCACGTCTATCAGGTGCTGAGCGGCGAGCGCACCATCGACGAGGTGATGGTCGACACCGACCTCGAGTACCTCAAGCTCGTGCCGACCCATACGGAGCTGATCGGGGCCGAGATCGAGCTGGTCGGCGACGAGGCGCGGCACGGGCGCCTGGCCGCCGCGCTCGAGCAGGTCACGCCGCGCTTCAACTACGTCTTGATCGACTGCCCGCCCTCGCTCGGCCTGCTGACGCTGAACGCGCTGGTGGCGGCCGACTCGGTGCTGGTGCCGCTGCAGTGCGAGTACTTTGCGCTCGAGGGCTTGAGTCACCTGCTGGCGACGATCGAGCGTGTGCGCGCGATTTACAAGCCGGCGCTCGCGCTCGAGGGCGTGCTGCTCTGCATGTACGATCGGCGGATGAACCTGACCCAGCAGGTGGCAAACGAGGTGCGGGGGCACTTTGCCGCCCAGGTCTTCGACACCGTCATTCCGCGCAACGTGCGGCTCGGCGAGTCGACCTCCTTCGGCAAGCCGGTGCTGCTCTACGACGTCGAATCCGCCGGCGCGCGCGCGTATCTTCAGCTCGCGCAGGAGTTGATTCGGCGGCGGGCGATGCAGGTGGCGCCGCAGCCGCCGCGCCCGGCCGCACCACGGGTGGTGGCGGCGCGGCGCGCCCTCGCCGCGAGTGACGGGACCGAATGA
- a CDS encoding glycosyl hydrolase family 57 has translation MTDLPEYVDGLPNLCGAESEVQRIIDEHAGRPVFLPESGIDFRQVRSAFAVALHMHQPLVPAGGAELRSAAMIGNLQYMRDHPQLGDNHNEGVFAWCYRRMGEFVPQLVHEGQQPRVMLEYSGELLHGLRQMGRHDILDALKTITCNPRYRRCVEWLGAPWGHAVAPSTPVQDFRLHVQAWQQHFLALFGAEALGRLRGFSPSEMALPNHPDTAYAFVRTLLDHGYQWVLVHEHAIERPEQGGMPEDRHLPHRLVCRNSAGETAEIIAIIKTQGSDTKLIGQMQPYYEAKGLGRRPLGAAHVPPLVTQIADGENGGVMMNEFPGKYFEVMRECSASEVPALNVTEYLEYLFSLGLTAADFPPVQPVRQARIWERFTAGGGPERLALALDDLRREDAHFHVDGGSWTNDRSWVRGYENVLGPMEQLSAAFSEKVLAKRVPTDEYRYRNALFHLLISQTSCYRYWGQGIWTDYAREICRRGSEILQYDF, from the coding sequence ATGACCGACCTGCCCGAATACGTCGACGGACTGCCAAACCTCTGTGGAGCCGAGTCGGAGGTGCAGCGCATCATCGACGAGCACGCCGGGCGACCCGTCTTCCTGCCTGAGAGCGGGATCGACTTCCGGCAGGTGCGAAGCGCCTTCGCGGTCGCGCTGCACATGCACCAGCCCTTGGTCCCCGCGGGCGGTGCTGAGCTGCGAAGCGCGGCGATGATTGGCAACCTGCAGTACATGCGCGACCACCCACAGCTCGGCGACAACCACAACGAGGGCGTCTTCGCCTGGTGCTACCGTCGCATGGGCGAGTTCGTGCCGCAGCTGGTGCACGAGGGTCAGCAGCCGCGAGTGATGCTGGAGTATTCGGGGGAGCTGCTGCATGGCCTGCGGCAGATGGGTCGCCACGACATCCTCGACGCGCTCAAGACGATCACCTGCAACCCACGCTATCGCCGCTGCGTCGAGTGGCTCGGTGCGCCCTGGGGGCATGCGGTCGCGCCGTCGACGCCGGTGCAGGACTTCCGCCTGCACGTGCAGGCGTGGCAGCAGCACTTCCTCGCGCTCTTCGGCGCTGAGGCGCTCGGGCGGCTGCGGGGCTTCTCGCCCTCCGAAATGGCGCTCCCCAACCATCCGGACACGGCCTACGCCTTCGTCCGGACCCTGCTCGACCATGGCTACCAGTGGGTGCTGGTGCATGAGCACGCGATCGAGCGGCCCGAGCAGGGGGGGATGCCCGAGGATCGACACCTGCCCCACCGGCTCGTCTGTCGCAATTCCGCCGGTGAGACGGCAGAGATCATCGCCATCATCAAGACGCAGGGCAGCGACACCAAGCTGATCGGCCAGATGCAGCCCTACTACGAGGCCAAGGGGCTGGGCCGCCGGCCGCTCGGCGCGGCCCACGTTCCGCCGCTGGTGACGCAGATCGCCGACGGCGAGAACGGCGGCGTGATGATGAATGAGTTCCCAGGTAAGTATTTCGAGGTGATGCGCGAGTGCTCGGCCTCCGAGGTGCCGGCCCTCAACGTGACGGAGTACCTCGAGTACCTCTTCTCGCTCGGCCTGACGGCTGCCGACTTTCCGCCGGTACAGCCAGTGCGCCAGGCGCGCATCTGGGAGCGCTTCACCGCGGGGGGTGGTCCGGAGCGCCTGGCGCTGGCCCTCGACGACCTGCGCCGCGAGGACGCGCATTTTCATGTGGACGGCGGGAGCTGGACCAACGACCGCTCCTGGGTGCGCGGCTATGAGAACGTGCTCGGTCCGATGGAGCAGCTCAGCGCGGCCTTCAGCGAGAAGGTCTTGGCCAAGCGCGTGCCGACGGACGAGTACCGCTACCGCAACGCGCTCTTTCATCTGCTGATCTCGCAGACGAGCTGCTATCGCTATTGGGGCCAGGGGATCTGGACCGACTACGCGCGCGAGATCTGCCGGCGCGGCAGCGAGATCCTGCAGTACGACTTCTGA
- a CDS encoding prepilin peptidase, with protein MNSYALWEQVLGGPWGTAIAALWGAIWGSFCNVVVVRLPRGESVVRPPSHCRSCHRAVAWYDNLPVLSYLLLRGRCRHCDAGFSPRYALVELGLAGLSIALHRVYFVDASGPPGLRTAQFAITSLFAVAMVAVALIDLATMRIPNAITYPGIPLAVALSPWMSLPHLWDGVIGAAGGYLLVRLIADGWELLTGRQGMGYGDGKQLAMIAGLLGWQALLPTLFLASLQGTLIGVTALLWLRRSARRRRDLAAAKPLATGPLSAATDAVPPDPDAAPTSSPGDDDAAEETRLGAARLPFGPFLSLAALELLLLHDLLPQFFPVF; from the coding sequence ATGAACTCATATGCGCTTTGGGAGCAGGTCCTCGGCGGACCCTGGGGCACCGCCATCGCAGCCCTCTGGGGCGCGATCTGGGGCAGCTTCTGCAATGTCGTGGTGGTCCGCCTACCGCGGGGCGAATCTGTCGTCCGCCCACCCTCGCATTGTCGCAGCTGCCATCGCGCGGTGGCTTGGTACGACAACCTGCCGGTGCTGAGCTACCTCTTGCTGCGCGGGCGCTGCCGGCACTGCGACGCCGGCTTCTCGCCGCGCTATGCGCTCGTCGAGCTCGGCCTGGCGGGGCTGTCGATCGCGCTGCACCGCGTCTATTTCGTCGACGCGTCCGGGCCGCCGGGGCTGCGCACCGCGCAATTCGCCATCACCTCCTTGTTCGCCGTCGCGATGGTCGCCGTGGCGCTGATCGATCTGGCGACGATGCGCATCCCCAACGCGATCACCTACCCCGGCATCCCGCTCGCCGTGGCCCTGTCGCCCTGGATGTCCCTGCCGCACCTTTGGGACGGCGTGATCGGTGCGGCGGGAGGCTATCTGCTCGTGCGCCTGATCGCCGACGGCTGGGAGCTGCTGACCGGCCGGCAGGGCATGGGCTACGGTGATGGGAAGCAGCTCGCGATGATCGCGGGCCTGCTCGGCTGGCAGGCCCTGCTGCCCACGCTATTTCTCGCCTCGCTGCAGGGCACGCTGATCGGCGTGACCGCCCTGCTCTGGCTGCGCCGCAGCGCGCGCCGGCGCCGCGACCTCGCCGCTGCGAAGCCTCTCGCCACCGGCCCGCTGAGCGCGGCGACGGACGCGGTGCCGCCCGACCCCGACGCGGCGCCGACCTCGAGTCCCGGCGACGACGACGCAGCCGAAGAGACGCGGCTCGGCGCGGCTCGCTTGCCCTTTGGACCCTTCCTGAGCCTGGCCGCGCTCGAATTGCTCTTGCTGCACGACCTGCTGCCGCAGTTCTTCCCCGTCTTCTGA
- the dnaK gene encoding molecular chaperone DnaK has translation MGRMIGIDLGTTNSVVAVMEGNEPKVITNEEGGRLTPSVVAWDDKGDVLVGQIARRQAITNPENTVSSIKRFMGMRFTEMENEIKRVPYQVVRASNGDPQVEIKGKHLSPPEVSAKVLQKLKRAAEDYLGHEVTEAVITVPAYFNDSQRQATKDAGRIAGLEVKRIVNEPTAAALAYGLDKKKDELIAVYDFGGGTFDISVLEVGENVVQVVSTNGDTHLGGDDIDSLVMEWLIDEFRKEQGIDLSKDKMVLQRLKEAAEKAKIELSSVQETEINLPFLTADATGPKHLLKKLSRAQFERMIAAIVDRTIEPSRKALADANKTPKDIDEVVLVGGSTRIPLVQQRVREFFGKEPHKGVNPDEVVALGAAVQAGVLAGDVKDILLLDVTPLSLGIETLGGVHTVLIPRNTTIPTKKSEVFSTAADSQPSVEVHVTQGERPMSRDNKSLGRFHLDGLPPAPRGTPQIEVAFDIDANGILHVSAADKATGKKNQIRIEASSGLNEDEIKRMVNEAESHESEDRRKKETIETRNRLDSMVYSTEKLISESREKIPAEQRSTVEGAIERGRKALAGDDAEAMKAALAELEQASHKMAEAMYQAASAAGGAGGAPPSAGNGASADAGPHAAKESGVIDAEFEEK, from the coding sequence ATGGGAAGAATGATCGGAATCGACCTCGGCACCACCAACTCAGTGGTGGCCGTGATGGAAGGCAACGAGCCCAAGGTCATCACCAACGAAGAGGGCGGCCGACTGACCCCCTCGGTCGTCGCCTGGGACGACAAGGGCGACGTCCTGGTCGGGCAGATCGCCCGCCGCCAGGCGATCACCAACCCAGAGAACACCGTCTCGTCGATCAAGCGCTTCATGGGCATGCGCTTCACCGAGATGGAGAACGAGATCAAGCGCGTCCCCTACCAGGTCGTGCGCGCCAGCAATGGTGACCCCCAGGTCGAGATCAAGGGCAAGCACCTCTCGCCGCCGGAGGTCTCGGCCAAGGTGCTCCAGAAGCTGAAGCGCGCGGCCGAGGACTACCTCGGGCACGAGGTCACGGAGGCCGTGATCACGGTCCCGGCCTACTTCAACGACTCCCAGCGGCAGGCCACCAAGGACGCCGGACGAATCGCCGGGCTCGAGGTCAAGCGCATCGTCAATGAGCCGACGGCGGCGGCGCTGGCCTACGGCCTCGACAAGAAGAAGGATGAGCTGATCGCCGTCTACGACTTCGGCGGTGGCACCTTCGACATCTCGGTGCTCGAGGTCGGCGAGAACGTCGTGCAGGTGGTCAGCACCAACGGCGACACGCACCTTGGCGGCGACGACATCGACAGCCTGGTGATGGAGTGGCTGATCGACGAGTTCCGCAAGGAGCAGGGCATCGACCTCTCGAAGGATAAGATGGTCCTGCAGCGGCTGAAGGAGGCGGCGGAGAAGGCCAAGATCGAGCTCAGCTCCGTTCAGGAGACGGAGATCAACCTGCCCTTCCTCACCGCCGACGCCACCGGGCCGAAGCATCTGCTGAAGAAGCTCTCACGCGCGCAATTCGAGCGCATGATCGCCGCGATCGTCGATCGCACGATCGAACCCTCGCGCAAGGCGCTCGCCGACGCCAACAAGACCCCGAAGGATATCGACGAGGTCGTGCTCGTCGGCGGCTCGACGCGCATCCCGCTGGTGCAGCAGCGCGTCCGCGAGTTCTTCGGCAAGGAGCCGCATAAGGGCGTCAATCCCGACGAGGTGGTTGCCCTCGGCGCAGCCGTTCAGGCTGGTGTGCTGGCCGGGGACGTCAAGGACATCCTGCTGCTCGACGTGACCCCGCTCAGTCTCGGTATCGAGACGCTGGGCGGCGTCCATACGGTGCTGATCCCGCGTAACACGACGATCCCGACCAAGAAGAGCGAGGTCTTCTCCACGGCCGCCGACAGCCAACCCTCGGTCGAGGTGCACGTCACCCAGGGTGAACGACCGATGAGCCGCGACAACAAGTCGCTCGGTCGCTTCCACCTCGACGGGCTCCCGCCGGCACCGCGCGGTACCCCGCAGATCGAGGTCGCGTTCGACATCGATGCCAACGGGATTCTGCATGTCTCCGCGGCGGACAAGGCTACCGGCAAGAAGAACCAGATCCGCATCGAGGCGTCGAGCGGGCTCAACGAGGACGAAATCAAGCGGATGGTCAATGAGGCCGAGTCGCACGAGTCGGAGGATCGCCGCAAGAAGGAGACGATCGAGACGCGCAACAGGCTCGATAGCATGGTCTACAGCACCGAGAAGCTGATCAGCGAGAGCCGCGAGAAGATCCCGGCCGAGCAGCGCAGCACGGTCGAGGGCGCCATCGAGCGCGGCCGCAAGGCGCTGGCGGGAGACGATGCCGAGGCGATGAAGGCGGCGCTGGCCGAGCTCGAGCAGGCGTCCCATAAGATGGCCGAGGCGATGTACCAGGCCGCCAGCGCGGCCGGTGGCGCCGGCGGCGCCCCGCCAAGCGCCGGCAACGGAGCCTCGGCCGACGCCGGACCTCATGCGGCGAAGGAGAGCGGCGTCATCGACGCGGAGTTCGAGGAGAAGTAA
- a CDS encoding PilZ domain-containing protein, producing MSANGQPEDELRRHLRAPVTLEVRYRTTGSFLVSYSLNLSVGGLLLETNEAAPPVGTALLVRFTVPGAVEAIETQARVVWVREPTDVGARRSLGLQFEGLEQQMGVLIDGLVRRFEGLTLVAVAARGAPLERLSRYLRSALACTVVQVASDALGEIDATVGAQSIDLLAVDLDSTGPAGVGALSWARSMTPKIPAVVVADHPEAVAAAELDDAATVIRGPLSFEKVRRCVLDVLARPLPGVS from the coding sequence GTGAGCGCCAACGGTCAACCCGAGGACGAGCTGCGCCGCCATCTCCGCGCCCCCGTGACGCTGGAGGTCCGCTACCGCACGACCGGATCCTTCCTCGTCAGCTACTCGCTGAACCTCTCGGTTGGCGGCTTGCTCCTCGAGACAAACGAGGCGGCGCCGCCGGTCGGTACGGCGCTGCTGGTGCGCTTTACGGTGCCAGGGGCGGTCGAAGCGATTGAGACCCAGGCGCGGGTCGTCTGGGTCAGGGAGCCGACCGACGTCGGTGCGCGGCGCAGTTTGGGCCTGCAGTTCGAGGGGCTCGAGCAGCAGATGGGCGTGTTGATCGATGGCCTGGTCAGGCGCTTCGAGGGGTTGACCTTGGTCGCCGTCGCCGCACGGGGCGCCCCGCTGGAGCGCTTGAGCCGCTATCTGCGCAGCGCACTGGCCTGCACCGTCGTGCAGGTGGCTAGCGATGCGCTCGGTGAGATCGATGCGACGGTCGGCGCTCAGTCGATCGACCTCTTGGCCGTCGACCTCGACTCGACGGGACCGGCGGGTGTGGGCGCCCTGAGTTGGGCGCGATCGATGACGCCGAAGATCCCTGCTGTCGTCGTCGCCGACCATCCGGAGGCTGTCGCAGCAGCGGAGCTCGATGACGCGGCGACCGTGATTCGTGGGCCCTTGAGCTTCGAAAAGGTCCGACGCTGCGTGCTCGACGTGCTCGCACGGCCCTTGCCGGGCGTGAGTTGA
- the lon gene encoding endopeptidase La, whose product MTTNKGSPANDGPVDLPDQLAILPLRNSVLFPGSIIPIDVGRRKSVRLIEDAISKERPIIGILTQRDARTEDPSDGDLFAVGCAARILKVIKLAKDNFSVILQGVSRVQVLSFAQRDPFILARVQPLPDQSRADVELDALVLNLKDMAKRVIKLMPELPKEAAAHIDGVTDAGMLADLTTANLDLSVEEKQEVLETFDVKARLRKVLAFLSRQLEVLKVREKINTQVQEEMGRNQREYVLRQQLKAIKEELGELDDSSGDIDDFKDKVAKAEMPEEVAKVALKQLDRLKVMQPSSAEYTVTRTYLEWLVELPWNRATEDNLDIINVRRVLDEDHYDLDKVKKRIVEYIAVRKLKPDKKGPILCLVGPPGVGKTSLGRSIARAMGRKFVRVSLGGVRDEAEIRGHRRTYVGSLPGRVIQSMKKASTNNPVFMLDEIDKLGHDFRGDPAAALLEVLDPEQNNAFSDHYLEVHFDLSRVMFIATANILDPVPPALRDRLEILELPGYTRADKLAIARSFLVPKQLEEHGLSDAQLKLTPEAVGDIIDSYTREAGVRNLEREIANVVRGCAVKVAEGKVEGVLPAITPEGLPEYLGPQKFISEVAMRTADPGVSTGLAWTPVGGDIIFVEATRMPGKGNLVLTGQLGEVMKESAQAALSYIRSRTKELGVDENFFEKHDIHVHIPAGAIPKDGPSAGVTLFLALASLLKGVGAPPDVALTGEITLRGTVLPVGGIKEKILAAHRAGIKTVYLPERNEKDLADVPEQALKELDIRLIKRVDEILPLLQGGGAKKAGGSSTRRRGEGSGGREAEAEPAPPASTPPSTT is encoded by the coding sequence ATGACCACCAACAAGGGCTCACCGGCCAACGACGGGCCGGTGGACCTCCCCGACCAGCTCGCCATTCTACCGCTGCGCAACTCGGTGCTTTTTCCCGGCAGCATCATCCCGATCGACGTGGGCCGACGGAAATCCGTCCGCCTGATCGAGGATGCGATCAGCAAGGAGCGCCCGATCATCGGCATCCTCACCCAGCGCGACGCGCGCACCGAGGATCCCTCGGACGGTGACCTCTTCGCGGTCGGCTGCGCCGCGCGCATCCTCAAGGTCATCAAGCTGGCCAAGGACAACTTCAGCGTCATCCTTCAGGGCGTTAGCCGCGTGCAGGTGCTGAGCTTCGCGCAGCGCGACCCCTTCATCCTCGCCCGGGTCCAGCCGCTGCCGGACCAGAGCCGAGCCGATGTCGAGCTCGACGCGCTGGTGCTCAACCTCAAGGACATGGCCAAGCGCGTGATCAAGCTGATGCCCGAGCTGCCCAAAGAGGCCGCCGCGCATATCGACGGCGTGACCGACGCGGGCATGCTCGCCGACCTCACGACCGCCAACCTCGACCTCTCGGTCGAGGAGAAGCAGGAGGTGCTGGAGACCTTCGACGTCAAGGCGCGCCTGCGCAAGGTGCTCGCCTTTCTCTCGCGCCAGCTCGAGGTGCTCAAGGTCCGCGAGAAGATCAATACGCAGGTCCAGGAGGAGATGGGGCGCAACCAGCGCGAGTACGTCCTGCGGCAACAGCTCAAGGCGATCAAGGAGGAGCTCGGCGAGCTCGACGATTCGTCGGGCGACATCGACGACTTCAAGGACAAGGTCGCCAAGGCGGAGATGCCCGAGGAGGTCGCGAAGGTCGCCCTGAAGCAGCTCGATCGGCTCAAGGTGATGCAGCCCTCGTCGGCCGAGTACACGGTGACGAGGACCTACCTCGAGTGGCTCGTCGAGCTGCCGTGGAACCGCGCGACCGAGGACAACCTCGACATCATCAATGTGCGCCGCGTGCTCGACGAGGACCACTACGACCTCGATAAGGTCAAGAAGCGCATCGTCGAGTACATCGCAGTCCGCAAGCTGAAGCCCGACAAGAAGGGCCCGATCCTCTGCCTCGTCGGCCCACCCGGCGTCGGCAAGACGAGCCTCGGGCGGAGCATCGCGCGCGCGATGGGCCGCAAGTTCGTCCGGGTATCACTGGGCGGCGTGCGTGACGAGGCCGAGATTCGCGGTCACCGCCGCACCTACGTCGGCTCGCTGCCGGGCCGCGTGATTCAGAGCATGAAGAAGGCGAGCACCAACAACCCCGTCTTCATGCTCGACGAGATCGACAAGCTCGGTCACGACTTCCGCGGCGATCCCGCGGCTGCGCTGCTCGAGGTCCTCGACCCCGAGCAGAATAACGCCTTCTCGGACCACTACCTCGAGGTCCACTTCGACCTCTCGCGCGTGATGTTCATCGCCACCGCCAACATCCTCGATCCCGTACCGCCGGCGCTGCGCGACCGACTCGAGATCCTCGAGCTGCCCGGCTATACGCGCGCGGACAAGCTGGCGATCGCGCGCAGCTTCCTCGTGCCCAAGCAGCTCGAGGAGCATGGTCTGAGCGACGCGCAGCTCAAGCTGACACCCGAGGCCGTGGGCGACATCATCGACTCCTACACGCGCGAGGCGGGCGTCCGTAACCTCGAGCGCGAGATCGCTAACGTCGTGCGCGGCTGCGCCGTCAAGGTCGCGGAAGGCAAAGTCGAGGGGGTCCTGCCGGCGATCACGCCGGAGGGGCTCCCCGAGTATCTCGGCCCGCAAAAGTTCATCAGCGAAGTGGCGATGCGCACGGCCGACCCGGGCGTCTCCACCGGACTGGCCTGGACCCCTGTCGGGGGCGACATCATCTTCGTCGAGGCGACCCGGATGCCCGGCAAGGGCAACCTCGTGCTGACCGGTCAGCTCGGGGAGGTGATGAAGGAGTCAGCCCAGGCGGCGCTGAGCTACATCCGCTCGCGGACCAAGGAGCTCGGCGTCGACGAGAACTTCTTCGAGAAGCACGACATTCACGTCCACATCCCGGCAGGCGCGATTCCCAAGGATGGTCCCTCCGCGGGCGTGACGCTCTTCCTCGCCCTGGCGTCGCTGCTGAAGGGCGTCGGCGCCCCGCCGGACGTCGCGCTGACCGGCGAGATCACCCTGCGCGGCACCGTGCTGCCCGTCGGCGGCATCAAAGAGAAGATCCTCGCCGCCCACCGCGCCGGCATCAAGACGGTCTACCTGCCCGAGCGTAACGAGAAGGACCTCGCCGACGTACCGGAGCAGGCGCTGAAGGAGCTCGACATCCGGCTGATCAAGCGGGTCGACGAGATCCTGCCGCTGCTGCAGGGCGGCGGCGCCAAGAAGGCCGGGGGCAGCAGCACGCGCCGACGCGGCGAGGGCAGCGGCGGACGTGAGGCCGAGGCCGAGCCGGCGCCGCCAGCGAGCACCCCGCCCAGCACGACCTGA